The genomic stretch ATCAACTGATTCAAAAACTCTTTCTCCTGAGGAGTTAATTCGGGCATATTGTCAATCAATTACAAATTTCTATAAGGATTTAGCAAATCTTTTAAAAGCACTGTTTAAGCATTGAATGTAGGAGTTTTGCGCCATTTTTTATAGACCTGCGTCATAATTGCTATGCATAGGATAAATACTTATGATTTTGGAAGCATGGCTGTTTAGTATGACACTAGCCAGTGGTTTTACTTTGTGACATTCACATAAAAACAAATTTACTATGCAAAAACATGTATTTCAATTACTGAATTTCGCCATGCTTACTATGGCAATTCTCACATTAATGTCATGCGGTACCTCTTCTTCCAAAAAAGAAGGCGCTCCTGACATAGACCTGCACACAGCAGTGATTACCGATAATACGGAAGCCGTAAAACATCATATCGCTGCCGGAAGTAACCTAAATGAAAAAGACCCTTTTGGCGGTTCCAGTCCATTGATCACAGCGGCCATCTTCGGAAAAAAAGACATGGCCGTTTTGCTCTTGGATGCTGGAGCAGACATCAACTTCCAAAACAATGACGGATCCACCGCACTTATTTCCGCGGCATTTTTTGGACGACCGGAAATAGTCAGACTATTACTGGATAAGAATGCGGACAAAACGATCAAAAACAAATACGGCACCACAGCTTATGACAATGTATCCGCTCCATTTGCAGAGGTCAAAGAAGTATATGATATCATGGGTGGAATGCTGGAACCTATGGGCCTCAAACTTGACTATGCATATCTGGAAAAAATCAGGCCGGAAATCGCAAAAATGTTAAGCTGATCCAATGAAAAAACTTAGGCATATGTCCAGCAGACGATATGATATTGATTGGTTAAGGGTGATTGCCATCGGCCTGCTTCTGATCTATCATGTTGCCATAGGGTTTCAGTCCTGGGGCAGAATGATCGGTTTTATTACCTCAGAAGAACCTTGGGCTGCCTTGTGGTGGCCCATGGCTCTTCTGAATATCTGGAGAATTCCTTTCCTGTTTTTTGTCTCTGGAATGGGGGTTTATTTCGCCATGCGCTCCCGTACCTGGAAGCAATTGATATGGGAAAGAACCAGAAGAATCCTGTTGCCCTTTGTTTTTGGCATGTTCGCAATAGTTCCGCTACATCTCCTGATCTGGCGTTTGTACTATGGGATGGAACTGAAATACTCCTGGGCTCCGGGTCATTTATGGTTTTTAGGAAATATCTTTTGTTATGTTGTCCTTTTGTGCCCTCTCTTTTACCTGATAAGGAAAAATGAATCTGGCAGGTTTATATCTTGGATTAAACAAGTTCTTGGTAAACCTTGGGGGCTTTTGCTGGTGTTAGGGGCTTTTATAGCCGAGGCTATTGTGGTAAAGCCCCTGCCTTTTGAGCTCTATGCGATGACCTGGCATGGGTTTGTTTTGGGGTTATTGGCATTCTTTTTCGGCTTTTGCTTCGTACTCAGCGGAGATCCATTCTGGAAGATGATCCAAAGGTTTCGATGGATTTTACTCATAGCAGGAGTTTTTCTGTTTGGAGTTAGAGTAAGCCAGTTTGCCAGCTTCCCTCCTGCTTATTTATTGGCCATTGAATCCTTTTCTTGGATTTTGACTGTGTTCGCTTTTGGCAGTCTTTACCTCAAAGGTCCAAGTAGCGCGCTATCCTATCTGAGTCAGGCGGCATACCCTGTCTATATTCTTCATATGCTGTTCCTGTATCTAGGATCTATGTGGATATTCCCTATGGCTATTCCCGTTCAACTGCAATTTGTGTTGGTAGTCTTGGTTACGTTTGGGGGAAGTTTTGGCATATTTGAGTTGATCCGAAGGGTATCTTTTTTAAAGCCTCTCTTTGGATTGAAGTCAAGATAAACCATATGTTAGCTAGAGTCGCTGGATTATGACCCTGATTCTTGCCAGTCAGGCGATTCAACGGCCGAAATATTGACTTGAAGTGATGGGACTAGCAAACTTGAAGGGACTATTACTCTGCCTGAAATTAATTTCAGTAAAGGATACGGATTTGATGGTCAATCAGAAAACTCCAAAGCCACCTGATCCAGATCAAAGGACTTTTCTTCCAGACCATATGCCTTGTATACCTCATTCAGAAATCTCACCAGTGAATACCCAACCTCTTTGCCCAGGTTACATGTGACGGCGTTGCCGATTTGCTTGTCCCCAATTTAATTAAAGGGAAAGCCATATATAATAAATGGGATCAGGCTAATATGGCAAATCATTCAATTCCATACTGGATATGCGGAGTTGGGCGAAAGATTGGGACTTTTATTGGAATGTATCAAAGTCACATTCCAATTGATAATAGGAAGAGTAGATGGTTTATTTATTGTATTGGTCAAAATAAAACAACACATTTCCGAGGATAGTACCGAGTTCTTTTTTCACCTCAAAATCCCAAAACCTCAAAACAGTCCAGCTTTTTCTGCGGTAATAAGCATTGATCTCCCGGTCCCGCTCCATATTCCGCTCGATCTTGGCGATCCAGAATTCCCGGTTGGATTTGATGGTTTGCTTTCTGTGCTCCCAGTCGTACCCATGCCAGAATGACCCATCCACGAAGATGACGAGTTTGTATTTCTTCAGGCTGATATCGGGTTTGCCGGGGAGCGGCTTCTTTGGGGATTTGTATCGGATGCCTGCATGCCACAGCGCTCTCTTAAGCAGTTTTTCAGGTTTGGTGTTTTTACCCTTGATCTTGGACATATTGAAGGATTGGGCTTTGGTGGTGTAGAAGCCGTTCTCTTCGCAGAACCGGGGGACTGCTGTCTTAGGTCTTATGTAAGGAATGTTTTTCAACGTGTTAAGGCAATGGGCAGATTAGTTTGTCTTGTAGTTTTTGTTCGTAATTGAGGGGTAATGGTTGTCCCTTTTCAGGATAATTTTAAGGATGATTATGCTTTCAGGGTCTTTTAACTCCTTCCGATAGCTTTGAGGTGTTTTTTCTCCCTCCATTTGCCTTGACGCAATGGGGATAGAGCGTTAATAAGGGCATGCTGAAAAACGCCAGTAATAGATTCAAAAGCTATCATTATAAATGATTAGCCTATTTTTCATGCGAGCGGTTTTTCAGCAAGCCTTAGTAAAATGTCCGGTAGCGCCGAGCGTAAAAGATAAATACGCTGCGGTGTATTAATCTAGCTAACTTCAAATTTACTTTTTGAAATGGATGTAATCAGAGCTAATAGGTTCCAGTCCGTTTTTACGCATGAGCATGGCAATCTGTCCACGGTGATAGGTGGAATGATTGACCAGATGTATCAATACATCCAGAACCCTACTTTCAAAGCTTACCCCAGAGAAATTGCTATATGAAATCACCTCATCCAGCTCTCTGCTGGCCAGCACCTTTTTGATTTCCTCATTGAGCAGTTCATTTCTCTCTGAAAAGGAATCAATCGGAAAGTCATCCCAGGGCTTTATCTGAGGTTTGTTCTGATTGATCCTGTCTATCCAGACTTGCTGGGCATTTAAGATATGGTTGGCAAGCCTGACGATCTCAGTGTCCAGCTGATAATCATAAGACTTAAACCGCTTATCCAATTCTTTATTAATCTGATAATTGTATTCAAAAAAACCCTTTAAAAATCCCTTCATCTGTTTGTTTTTTTGTTCTTAATGGTCACTTGCAGGAGATCTCGTATCAAAGATAATCATTCCTCCATGTGATCCGTATAGCGGGTGATTATTGAGCTACCAAAGACCAACGCCGTGTTGTCAGCGTCGATCCGTTCAAATAATCATGATACTTTAAGTATTCCTTATTTGCTCTGAAGTCTTTCTGGTGTGAGTGGGGTCATATTGACCAAGGTGTTTTCGCCGTCCAAATCTTTATGCAGCTCAAAGGAATCGTAAAGTTCGCCAGTAGCTGTGTAGGTTTTAAAGCGGAGTACATTCTCCTTGACTTGTATCCACTGGTAGGTCTGGGTACCATACGCCTTTCGATCCATCCAGTCATCAGCTTTGACTTCGTACATCTTTGGCCCAGCCACAGAGACTACATAGACAGTACCTTTCTTGTAATCCATTTTTCCATTTTCCTCAAATGCCCTACCGCGTGCATAGGCATGGTCGTGCCCCTGAATCGCAAGATCTACTTTGAATTCCTGTAAAATAGGCCGGATGTAGTCGATCATCTTATCATGGTATCGATCTGGAGCAGTAGCATACACGGGATAATGAAATGTGATCACTGTCCATTTTCGAGGATTTTTACTGAGAATATCTCTCAGCCAAACCATCTGGGCTTCCCTATAACTTACTGATTCATCGATCTGCTCTCCGTCCAGAGAGATGATTTTGAGCTCTGGATAATTCACCTCATACGTAGTTTCCTCCAGACCTTTTGGCCCATTTGTAGGAAGGTTAAACTGCGCATTCCAATGGGGGGTAAGC from Algoriphagus sp. NG3 encodes the following:
- a CDS encoding ankyrin repeat domain-containing protein, with translation MQKHVFQLLNFAMLTMAILTLMSCGTSSSKKEGAPDIDLHTAVITDNTEAVKHHIAAGSNLNEKDPFGGSSPLITAAIFGKKDMAVLLLDAGADINFQNNDGSTALISAAFFGRPEIVRLLLDKNADKTIKNKYGTTAYDNVSAPFAEVKEVYDIMGGMLEPMGLKLDYAYLEKIRPEIAKMLS
- a CDS encoding acyltransferase family protein — protein: MSSRRYDIDWLRVIAIGLLLIYHVAIGFQSWGRMIGFITSEEPWAALWWPMALLNIWRIPFLFFVSGMGVYFAMRSRTWKQLIWERTRRILLPFVFGMFAIVPLHLLIWRLYYGMELKYSWAPGHLWFLGNIFCYVVLLCPLFYLIRKNESGRFISWIKQVLGKPWGLLLVLGAFIAEAIVVKPLPFELYAMTWHGFVLGLLAFFFGFCFVLSGDPFWKMIQRFRWILLIAGVFLFGVRVSQFASFPPAYLLAIESFSWILTVFAFGSLYLKGPSSALSYLSQAAYPVYILHMLFLYLGSMWIFPMAIPVQLQFVLVVLVTFGGSFGIFELIRRVSFLKPLFGLKSR
- a CDS encoding very short patch repair endonuclease, with product MKNIPYIRPKTAVPRFCEENGFYTTKAQSFNMSKIKGKNTKPEKLLKRALWHAGIRYKSPKKPLPGKPDISLKKYKLVIFVDGSFWHGYDWEHRKQTIKSNREFWIAKIERNMERDREINAYYRRKSWTVLRFWDFEVKKELGTILGNVLFYFDQYNK
- a CDS encoding DinB family protein is translated as MKGFLKGFFEYNYQINKELDKRFKSYDYQLDTEIVRLANHILNAQQVWIDRINQNKPQIKPWDDFPIDSFSERNELLNEEIKKVLASRELDEVISYSNFSGVSFESRVLDVLIHLVNHSTYHRGQIAMLMRKNGLEPISSDYIHFKK